A genome region from Dickeya dadantii NCPPB 898 includes the following:
- a CDS encoding Wadjet anti-phage system protein JetD domain-containing protein, with the protein MCPLITTLPPNRFSCQLIYSTRCPSARPLGCFPLYSRRRIGYWGDIDTWGLKFLADVRLRQPHVEAVMMDRETLLSHVQQGVCEKRPTELPEQGLTPAERTLFEVLRTNRYGVSRLEQERRFQDYVEQRLEPGTQFIALPARLLQG; encoded by the coding sequence ATGTGTCCGTTAATTACCACCCTGCCCCCCAATCGCTTTTCATGTCAGCTTATCTATTCGACTCGTTGCCCTTCGGCGCGCCCTTTGGGGTGCTTTCCCTTATATTCCCGTAGACGAATTGGCTACTGGGGAGACATTGATACTTGGGGGCTGAAATTTCTTGCCGATGTACGGCTGAGGCAGCCCCATGTTGAAGCCGTGATGATGGATCGGGAAACACTGCTATCCCACGTTCAACAAGGAGTATGCGAAAAGCGACCAACAGAATTACCTGAGCAAGGTTTGACACCTGCCGAACGTACCTTGTTTGAAGTGTTACGTACTAATCGATACGGCGTCAGCCGACTGGAACAAGAGCGTCGGTTTCAGGACTACGTTGAACAGAGGTTAGAGCCGGGCACGCAGTTCATCGCGCTGCCGGCGCGCCTGCTTCAGGGTTGA
- the pgsA gene encoding CDP-diacylglycerol--glycerol-3-phosphate 3-phosphatidyltransferase, whose amino-acid sequence MRFNIPTWLTLFRVVLIPFFVLAFYLPFNWAPMVCAGIFVFAAVTDWFDGFLARRWKQTTRFGAFLDPVADKVMVAVALVLVAEHYHSWWITLPAATMIAREIIISALREWMAELGKRSSVAVSWIGKIKTTAQMVALVGLLWRPERMVEAAGVAALYVAAVLTFWSMFQYLSAAWHDLLEH is encoded by the coding sequence ATGCGATTTAATATACCAACGTGGCTTACCCTGTTTCGTGTTGTGCTAATCCCATTCTTTGTGCTGGCGTTTTACCTGCCATTCAACTGGGCACCAATGGTATGCGCAGGCATCTTTGTCTTTGCGGCGGTGACCGACTGGTTTGACGGTTTTCTTGCCCGTCGCTGGAAACAAACCACGCGCTTTGGCGCTTTTCTGGACCCCGTGGCCGATAAGGTCATGGTGGCGGTTGCGCTGGTGCTGGTGGCTGAGCATTATCACTCCTGGTGGATTACGTTGCCTGCCGCCACGATGATTGCCCGTGAGATCATCATTTCCGCATTGCGCGAATGGATGGCGGAGCTGGGTAAGCGCAGCAGCGTGGCGGTATCGTGGATTGGTAAAATCAAAACGACTGCGCAGATGGTTGCACTGGTCGGGTTGCTGTGGCGGCCTGAACGTATGGTCGAAGCCGCTGGCGTGGCGGCGTTATACGTGGCTGCCGTGCTAACGTTTTGGTCGATGTTCCAGTACCTGAGCGCCGCCTGGCACGATTTGCTTGAACATTGA
- the uvrC gene encoding excinuclease ABC subunit UvrC: protein MTERFDAQAFLKTVTSQPGVYRMYDAGDTVIYVGKAKDLKKRLSSYFRAQVASRKTEALVKSIRQIDVTITHTETEALLLEHNYIKRYQPRYNVLLRDDKSYPLIFLSGDTHPRLSVHRGAKHAKGEYFGPFPNGNAVRETLLLLQKLFPIRQCENSVYRNRSRPCLQYQIGRCLGPCVSGLVSDEEYQRQVEYVRLFLSGKDQQVLTRLIERMETASRDLRFEEAARIRDQIQAVRRVTEKQFVSGDGDDLDVIGVAFEAGMACVHVLFIRQGKVLGSRSYFPKVPGGTELAEVVQTFVGQFYLQGSVSRTLPSDILLDFSLPEHQLLAESLTEQAGRKIQIQTRPRGDRARYLKLARTNAHTALTTKLSQQSTVQQRLAALASVLGIEKINRMECFDISHTMGEQTVASCVVFNADGPLRSEYRRYNIAGITPGDDYAAMNQVLRRRYGKSIDEGKVPDVIVIDGGKGQLAQAKEVFASLQVPWDKSRPLLLGVAKGSDRKAGLETLFFEATGEGVALPADSPALHVIQHIRDDSHNHAISGHRKQRAKVKSTSSLETIDGVGPKRRQMLLKYMGGLQPLMNASVEDIANVPGISHALAEKIFHALKH from the coding sequence GTGACTGAACGTTTTGACGCCCAGGCTTTTCTTAAGACCGTAACCAGTCAGCCTGGGGTTTATCGTATGTACGATGCCGGCGACACGGTTATCTACGTCGGTAAAGCCAAAGATCTAAAAAAACGCCTTTCCAGTTATTTTCGTGCTCAGGTCGCCAGCCGTAAAACAGAGGCTTTGGTGAAAAGTATCCGGCAGATCGATGTGACGATCACCCATACTGAAACCGAAGCCCTGTTGCTTGAGCACAATTACATCAAACGCTATCAGCCGCGTTACAATGTGCTGTTGCGTGACGATAAGTCTTATCCGCTGATTTTCCTCAGTGGGGATACCCATCCCCGTCTGTCGGTTCACCGCGGCGCCAAACACGCCAAGGGCGAATACTTCGGCCCGTTTCCCAATGGCAATGCCGTGCGCGAAACCCTGCTGCTGTTGCAAAAGCTGTTCCCCATTCGTCAGTGTGAAAACAGCGTGTACCGCAACCGCTCGCGCCCTTGCCTGCAGTATCAGATTGGCCGTTGTCTGGGGCCGTGCGTGAGCGGTCTGGTCAGTGATGAAGAGTATCAGCGGCAGGTCGAGTATGTGCGTCTCTTTCTGTCGGGCAAAGATCAGCAGGTATTGACCCGCCTGATCGAACGTATGGAAACGGCAAGCAGGGACTTGCGATTTGAGGAAGCCGCGCGTATTCGCGATCAGATACAGGCGGTGCGACGGGTGACCGAAAAACAGTTCGTCTCCGGCGACGGCGATGATCTTGACGTGATCGGCGTGGCGTTTGAAGCCGGTATGGCGTGTGTACACGTGCTCTTTATCCGTCAGGGGAAAGTGCTGGGCAGTCGCAGCTATTTCCCTAAAGTCCCGGGAGGGACAGAACTGGCGGAAGTGGTGCAGACGTTTGTCGGCCAGTTCTATTTGCAAGGCAGTGTTTCCCGCACCTTGCCGTCTGACATCCTGCTGGATTTCTCGCTGCCGGAGCATCAGTTGCTGGCTGAATCCCTGACCGAACAGGCCGGCCGCAAAATTCAGATTCAAACCCGACCGCGCGGCGACCGCGCGCGCTATCTTAAACTGGCGCGCACCAACGCTCATACGGCATTGACGACGAAGTTGTCGCAGCAATCGACGGTCCAACAGCGTCTGGCTGCGTTGGCGTCTGTTCTCGGGATCGAAAAAATCAACCGCATGGAATGTTTCGACATCAGCCATACCATGGGGGAACAGACCGTGGCGTCCTGCGTCGTGTTCAATGCGGATGGGCCGCTGCGCTCGGAGTATCGCCGCTACAACATTGCCGGCATCACGCCGGGAGATGACTATGCCGCCATGAATCAGGTGCTCCGGCGCCGGTATGGTAAGTCGATTGACGAAGGCAAGGTTCCTGACGTCATCGTAATTGACGGCGGTAAAGGTCAACTGGCGCAGGCCAAAGAGGTCTTTGCGTCATTACAGGTGCCCTGGGACAAATCACGTCCTTTGCTGCTGGGTGTGGCGAAAGGCAGCGATCGCAAGGCCGGGCTGGAGACGCTGTTTTTCGAAGCGACAGGCGAGGGGGTAGCGCTGCCAGCTGATTCGCCGGCGTTGCATGTCATTCAGCATATTCGTGACGACTCGCATAATCATGCCATCAGTGGTCACCGTAAGCAGCGTGCCAAAGTAAAAAGCACCAGTTCGCTGGAGACTATCGACGGGGTGGGGCCGAAGCGGCGTCAGATGCTGTTAAAATACATGGGCGGATTACAGCCGCTGATGAACGCCAGCGTGGAGGACATCGCCAACGTACCGGGAATTTCGCATGCGCTGGCAGAAAAAATCTTTCATGCATTGAAACACTAG
- the uvrY gene encoding UvrY/SirA/GacA family response regulator transcription factor → MISVFLVDDHELVRAGIRRILDDIKGLKVVGEAQCGEDAVRWCRNNSADVVLMDMNMPGIGGLEATRKIVRFSPEIKVIMLTIHTENPLPAKVMQAGAAGYLSKGATPEEVICAIRSVHAGKRYIASDIAQQMALSQLEPQAETPLECLSERELQIMMMITKGQKVTEISDQLNLSPKTVNSYRYRMFSKLNINGDVELTHLAIRHGLFSAETLISSD, encoded by the coding sequence TTGATTAGCGTTTTTCTTGTTGATGACCATGAACTGGTGCGAGCAGGGATACGGCGCATTCTTGACGATATTAAAGGCCTCAAGGTTGTTGGTGAGGCGCAGTGCGGTGAAGATGCGGTCAGATGGTGCCGTAATAACAGTGCGGACGTTGTGCTGATGGATATGAACATGCCAGGAATCGGCGGTCTTGAGGCAACACGCAAAATTGTACGATTTTCCCCTGAAATTAAAGTTATAATGCTAACGATTCACACAGAGAATCCGTTACCTGCTAAAGTGATGCAGGCCGGGGCGGCGGGTTACCTTAGCAAGGGCGCCACGCCGGAAGAGGTGATTTGCGCCATTCGCTCTGTGCATGCCGGCAAACGCTATATTGCGTCGGATATCGCTCAGCAAATGGCGTTGAGTCAACTGGAGCCGCAGGCAGAAACACCGCTGGAGTGTCTGTCTGAACGCGAATTACAGATTATGATGATGATCACTAAAGGGCAAAAAGTGACGGAGATCTCCGATCAACTCAACCTTAGCCCGAAAACGGTCAACAGTTATCGTTATCGAATGTTCAGTAAGCTGAACATAAATGGCGATGTTGAACTGACGCATCTGGCGATTCGCCACGGCTTATTTAGCGCGGAGACATTGATTAGTAGTGACTGA
- a CDS encoding DUF2594 family protein, translated as MNNNDFPTASTPETLAHEVSCLKVLMTLMLKSIGQADAGKVIVSMEKYIAQLEDPAEAEIFGTTIKQIKTVYRR; from the coding sequence ATGAACAACAACGACTTTCCGACAGCCTCTACACCCGAAACATTGGCGCATGAAGTCAGCTGCCTGAAAGTGCTGATGACGTTGATGCTGAAATCCATTGGTCAGGCTGATGCAGGCAAGGTCATCGTCAGCATGGAAAAATACATTGCCCAACTGGAAGACCCTGCTGAGGCGGAAATATTCGGCACAACCATTAAGCAAATCAA